A stretch of the Nicotiana tabacum cultivar K326 chromosome 6, ASM71507v2, whole genome shotgun sequence genome encodes the following:
- the LOC107809737 gene encoding uncharacterized protein LOC107809737, producing MNRFAYQQTAFVGCVGVGDMRRGDISVCGAVVCPKPRRIGLFDSSYVHSDERIRSSRSEACDLKAGTELLDIILTKGNYDEEKTNFEMASSPPFYFGSPPSRVSNPLIQDSQFSNDNFVPILAIPDAAAAPSPPPSFTSASAAVRKNGGGCVPVKYGNKQAAVRIEGFNCRSSISAVA from the exons atgaatagATTCGCCTATCAGCAAACGGCCTTTGTTGGTTGTGTTGGAGTTGGAGATATGAGACGAGGAGACATCTCTGTGTGTGGTGCCGTGGTTTGCCCCAAACCTCGCCGGATTGGGCTCTTCGATTCTTCCTATGTTCACTCCGATGAACGCATCAGATCTTCTCGATCAGAGGCTTGCGATTTGAAAGCCGGAACTGAACTTCTGGATATCATCCTCACCAAG GGGAATTATGATGAGGAGAAAACCAATTTTGAGATGGCTTCATCTCCGCCTTTCTATTTTGGGTCTCCACCTAGCAGGGTTTCGAATCCTCTGATTCAGGATTCCCAATTCAGCAACGACAATTTTGTTCCTATATTAGCAATTCCAGATGCGGCAGCTGCACCTTCACCACCACCCTCCTTCACCTCAGCCTCCGCCGCCGTTCGTAAGAACGGAGGTGGCTGCGTTCCGGTGAAGTATGGGAACAAGCAAGCTGCTGTGAGGATTGAAGGCTTCAATTGCCGCAGCAGCATCTCTGCTGTTGCTTAG